The following are encoded in a window of Limibacter armeniacum genomic DNA:
- a CDS encoding SDR family oxidoreductase: MESLKGKTALVTGGSKGIGYGIAVELLKNGVHVAITSRTQQAADEAAESLRKVSDAEVLAFEADVRDLGSQQRVVDAIVKEWGKLDAVIANAGLGHFGSIEDLTAEQWQETIDTNLTGVFNSTKASLEALKQSKGYLITIASLAGTNFFANGSAYNASKFGVVGFSQAVMLDVRKYGIKVTTIMPGSVTSHFNGHEPNPDDAWKIQPEDLGQMTVDLLKMNPRTLPSKIEVRPTTPPSK; the protein is encoded by the coding sequence ATGGAATCACTGAAAGGTAAAACAGCATTAGTAACAGGAGGTAGTAAAGGAATTGGTTATGGAATTGCTGTAGAACTGTTGAAAAATGGTGTACATGTAGCTATTACAAGCCGTACGCAGCAGGCAGCTGATGAAGCAGCTGAATCATTACGTAAAGTAAGTGATGCTGAAGTCTTAGCTTTTGAGGCAGATGTTAGAGATTTGGGTTCTCAGCAGCGTGTAGTGGATGCAATTGTAAAAGAGTGGGGGAAGCTAGATGCCGTAATCGCTAATGCAGGGCTTGGACACTTTGGTTCAATTGAAGACCTGACAGCAGAACAATGGCAGGAAACAATTGATACTAATTTGACAGGTGTATTTAACTCTACTAAAGCTTCATTGGAGGCGCTGAAACAGTCAAAAGGCTACCTGATCACCATCGCAAGTTTGGCAGGTACTAACTTCTTTGCTAACGGCTCAGCTTATAATGCCAGTAAGTTTGGTGTGGTAGGTTTTTCGCAAGCAGTAATGCTGGATGTGCGAAAGTATGGAATTAAGGTAACGACGATTATGCCAGGGTCAGTTACAAGTCACTTCAATGGTCATGAGCCAAATCCTGATGATGCATGGAAAATCCAACCTGAAGATTTGGGACAGATGACAGTCGACCTTCTGAAGATGAATCCTCGTACCTTGCCAAGTAAAATCGAAGTACGTCCAACGACTCCACCTAGCAAGTAA
- a CDS encoding dihydroorotase produces the protein MLSILIKNANLVNEGQVKKTDVLVRDGFISQIAENIPEESAEKVIDATGKYLMPGIIDDQVHFREPGLTHKGEIYTEAKAAVAGGVTSFMEMPNTKPPAITVEALEAKYSRASEVSLANYSFFMGTTNDNLDEVLKVDPKKVCGVKMFMGSSTGNMLVDDEETLNNVFSNVNMLIATHCEDDGMIAENLAKYKEKYGDDIPVKCHPEIRSAEACYASSSKAVRLAKKHNARLHILHISTEKELELFDNSIPLEEKRITSEACVHHMWFSKEDYDTKGTHIKWNPAVKEKSDGEAILQAVLDDRIDVIATDHAPHTLEEKDNPYTTAPSGGPLVQHSLQVMLDFHKQGKISFEKIVEKMCHNPAIMFEVEKRGFVREGYWADLVLVDLDQPQTVEKSNILYKCEWSPFEGHTFPATITHTVVSGHLAYEDGKFDESIKGKRLTFDR, from the coding sequence ATGCTTTCGATACTTATCAAGAATGCTAACCTTGTCAATGAAGGGCAAGTAAAAAAAACAGATGTACTGGTTAGAGATGGTTTTATCAGTCAAATCGCTGAAAACATCCCAGAGGAGAGTGCAGAGAAGGTAATCGATGCAACAGGAAAGTACCTGATGCCAGGTATTATTGATGACCAAGTACACTTCCGTGAGCCAGGCTTGACTCATAAAGGAGAGATATATACAGAGGCAAAAGCAGCTGTGGCAGGTGGAGTCACTTCATTTATGGAGATGCCTAATACTAAGCCGCCAGCCATTACAGTAGAGGCTTTGGAGGCTAAATACAGTAGAGCTTCAGAGGTGTCATTGGCAAACTATTCGTTCTTTATGGGAACAACCAATGACAACTTGGATGAGGTTCTGAAAGTAGATCCTAAAAAGGTTTGTGGTGTTAAGATGTTTATGGGATCATCAACAGGAAATATGTTGGTTGACGATGAAGAAACACTTAACAATGTATTTTCAAATGTGAATATGCTAATAGCAACTCACTGCGAAGATGATGGAATGATTGCGGAGAACCTTGCCAAGTACAAGGAAAAGTATGGAGATGACATTCCTGTAAAATGCCACCCTGAAATCAGAAGTGCAGAAGCTTGTTATGCCTCTTCATCCAAAGCTGTCAGGCTTGCTAAAAAGCACAATGCAAGGTTACATATCCTGCATATCTCGACAGAGAAAGAATTGGAACTATTTGACAACTCTATTCCATTGGAAGAGAAGCGCATTACTTCAGAAGCTTGTGTACACCATATGTGGTTCTCAAAAGAGGATTATGATACAAAAGGTACGCACATCAAGTGGAACCCAGCGGTGAAAGAAAAGTCAGATGGGGAGGCAATCCTGCAAGCAGTATTGGACGACCGTATTGACGTGATCGCTACGGACCATGCTCCTCATACTTTGGAAGAAAAAGACAATCCTTATACGACAGCTCCTTCAGGAGGACCATTGGTGCAACATAGCCTTCAGGTAATGTTGGATTTCCATAAACAGGGGAAAATTTCCTTTGAAAAAATTGTGGAAAAAATGTGTCACAACCCTGCGATCATGTTTGAGGTAGAGAAGCGAGGTTTTGTAAGGGAAGGCTATTGGGCTGACCTTGTTTTGGTTGATCTTGATCAGCCTCAAACTGTGGAGAAATCGAATATCCTTTATAAATGTGAATGGTCTCCATTTGAAGGTCACACTTTCCCTGCTACAATAACGCACACAGTAGTGTCCGGACATCTGGCATATGAAGACGGAAAGTTTGACGAAAGCATCAAAGGTAAACGTTTGACTTTTGACCGTTAG
- a CDS encoding ligand-binding sensor domain-containing protein: MNTPSLLGQQHNLEIYDLENGLPQSEVTSVLKDSRGYIWTSTYGGGLSRFNGTSFKTFTKKDGLTSIRTCNIIEDHNQNIWITTLYGVFRYDGEEFYKIHTDKSFLHEYEQRFFIDKTNRLWLNSYATVHNFIGYIEGDSLKVYQPEDPYLQALLSKHKITPSAAYSEGAIVSFPTPEGLYELFEDGSLRLSSLHNLPEFKNSAIASISKVGHQFLIGTVGELFPYFGQSGQLFLSAGDGRFQEVVLSPKNREILEKSYVYQAENAPDGTMWLSCWAKGLAQISDGSFSHFITKKNGLPSNELFNFCFDHEGNLWVATIKGLVKYSGDLFTYFDQRSGINDTDIYSIYCDKKGNEWFGTWDGELYCYDGKKLAQKITMSQGLKTIFSIREDSVGNLLLACRTGAWRYNGKQVKNINAEKKLDGINKNKNICLDVLLDGENEWYSFSGEGIVCVNGQDTTWYRSYDANLAVNYERNFYKDNHNNLWVSGRNCLWKINPEGKTTAMHWEDGFSHPRIVQSTQDKLGRLWVATLGGGINILDISAEEATHVKVIDSNEGLASDQVFSLLTDKRGNIWAGTSLGVDKIILDENGAIKRIKHYDKNTGYKGIQSRWRSSTINQKGELLFGTIDGVMRFNPDKEYTNTTPPKVYITDVKLFHQQMDWKDEYNIQKSKWTNTPQELTLSHTQNHVSFAFEGLSFKVPGKVTYSWKLSGVDQDWTPPSAINNTTYTQLEPGDYTFEVKAANTDNIWSIHPAKFTFTIEAPYWQKSGFYLLVGTIATIVCILLVRTRVYINRKKQKELEDLIFEQTRKLFNANKKLQDSNKLIQAKRDEIIQSITYAEQIQKSTLPLQQHIEALLPNHFILYKPKAVVSGDFYFIEQVKDKTIVAAVDCTGHGVPGAFMSIIGSNLLNSIIRDRKITDSEIILDELNKGVMSTLKQHDNHSSDGMDISLCVIDHQENVIEFSGAKMGLCYWQHEHASFEFIRGSRRTIGGDAHTIEGCFQKHVIPLEGTTTFFLYSDGYQDQFGGERNTKFLSKRFRNLLMSIAHLPLYEQKNRLENILQKWMGKQEQVDDVMVLGFRLKK; the protein is encoded by the coding sequence ATGAACACCCCTTCCCTTCTGGGACAGCAACACAATCTTGAGATCTATGATCTTGAGAATGGGCTGCCTCAGTCTGAAGTGACGTCTGTTCTTAAAGATAGCAGAGGATATATTTGGACATCTACTTACGGAGGAGGCTTATCTCGCTTTAATGGCACTTCATTCAAGACTTTCACCAAAAAAGATGGGCTAACCAGTATCAGAACCTGTAATATCATTGAGGATCATAATCAGAACATCTGGATTACAACACTCTATGGTGTATTTCGATATGATGGTGAGGAATTTTACAAAATCCATACTGACAAGTCATTTCTTCATGAATACGAACAGCGCTTCTTCATTGACAAGACCAATAGGTTGTGGCTAAACTCTTATGCTACAGTCCATAACTTTATCGGATATATTGAAGGGGACTCGCTAAAGGTTTATCAACCTGAAGATCCCTATTTGCAAGCACTTCTGAGTAAACATAAGATTACACCTTCTGCTGCATATTCTGAAGGAGCTATTGTCTCATTTCCTACACCAGAAGGATTATATGAGCTTTTTGAGGATGGCAGCTTAAGACTTTCTTCCCTACACAATTTACCGGAATTTAAGAATAGCGCCATAGCTTCAATCTCCAAGGTGGGGCACCAGTTCCTGATCGGAACAGTTGGAGAGCTATTCCCTTACTTTGGTCAGAGTGGTCAATTATTTTTATCAGCAGGGGATGGCCGTTTCCAAGAAGTTGTATTATCTCCTAAAAACAGGGAAATACTTGAGAAATCTTATGTTTATCAAGCCGAAAATGCTCCTGATGGTACTATGTGGCTATCCTGCTGGGCCAAAGGTTTAGCACAAATCTCGGATGGCTCTTTTTCTCATTTCATTACAAAGAAAAATGGTCTGCCTAGTAACGAGCTTTTCAACTTCTGTTTTGACCATGAAGGAAATCTTTGGGTAGCAACCATTAAAGGCTTAGTCAAATATTCAGGGGATTTGTTTACCTACTTTGATCAGCGATCAGGAATCAATGACACCGATATTTATAGTATCTACTGTGACAAGAAAGGCAATGAGTGGTTTGGTACTTGGGATGGCGAGCTATACTGTTATGATGGTAAAAAGTTAGCCCAAAAAATCACCATGAGCCAAGGGCTGAAAACAATTTTCAGCATACGAGAAGACAGTGTAGGCAACCTATTGCTAGCCTGTAGAACAGGAGCTTGGAGATACAATGGTAAACAAGTAAAGAATATCAATGCTGAAAAGAAGCTTGACGGAATCAACAAGAATAAAAATATCTGCCTAGATGTTTTGCTCGACGGTGAGAACGAGTGGTACTCCTTTTCAGGAGAAGGAATTGTATGCGTCAACGGGCAGGATACAACTTGGTATCGAAGTTATGATGCAAATTTGGCTGTCAATTATGAGCGGAATTTCTACAAAGATAATCACAACAACCTTTGGGTAAGTGGACGCAACTGCCTTTGGAAAATAAATCCAGAAGGCAAAACCACAGCTATGCATTGGGAAGATGGTTTTTCACACCCAAGGATAGTACAATCGACTCAGGACAAGCTAGGAAGGTTATGGGTAGCCACATTAGGTGGTGGTATCAATATACTGGATATATCTGCTGAAGAAGCTACCCACGTAAAAGTGATAGACAGTAATGAAGGACTTGCTTCAGATCAAGTATTCAGTCTCCTTACAGACAAGAGAGGTAATATATGGGCAGGAACTTCTTTAGGTGTTGATAAAATTATACTGGATGAAAATGGCGCAATAAAACGGATAAAACATTACGATAAAAATACTGGCTACAAGGGTATCCAAAGCAGATGGCGATCTTCCACAATTAACCAAAAAGGAGAATTGTTATTTGGTACCATTGATGGAGTCATGCGCTTCAATCCTGACAAGGAATACACCAATACCACACCTCCTAAGGTTTACATTACTGATGTGAAGCTGTTTCACCAGCAAATGGACTGGAAGGACGAATACAATATCCAGAAGTCAAAGTGGACGAATACGCCACAGGAGCTAACCCTATCTCATACGCAAAACCATGTTTCTTTTGCATTTGAAGGACTAAGCTTTAAAGTACCTGGCAAGGTTACTTATAGCTGGAAACTTTCTGGAGTAGATCAAGATTGGACACCTCCATCTGCTATCAACAACACTACTTATACACAGTTAGAGCCAGGAGACTATACCTTTGAAGTAAAGGCTGCCAATACAGATAATATTTGGAGTATTCACCCTGCCAAATTCACTTTTACGATTGAAGCCCCTTATTGGCAAAAATCAGGCTTCTACCTATTAGTGGGTACCATAGCTACTATAGTATGTATACTACTGGTTCGTACTCGGGTATATATCAACAGAAAGAAACAAAAGGAGTTGGAGGACTTGATTTTCGAGCAAACACGAAAGCTATTCAATGCCAATAAAAAACTTCAGGACTCCAATAAGCTGATTCAGGCCAAGCGGGATGAGATTATACAAAGTATTACTTATGCAGAGCAAATACAGAAGTCTACCTTGCCTCTTCAGCAACATATTGAGGCCCTGTTACCCAACCACTTCATTTTGTATAAACCAAAAGCAGTTGTTAGTGGTGACTTCTACTTTATTGAACAGGTAAAAGACAAAACCATTGTAGCTGCCGTAGACTGTACAGGACATGGTGTTCCTGGGGCTTTTATGTCCATCATTGGTAGCAACCTGCTGAACAGTATTATCAGGGATCGTAAAATAACGGATAGTGAAATCATTTTGGATGAGCTGAATAAAGGCGTAATGAGCACGCTCAAGCAGCATGACAACCACTCTTCTGATGGAATGGATATCTCACTATGTGTTATTGACCATCAAGAAAATGTTATTGAGTTTTCTGGGGCAAAAATGGGGCTTTGCTACTGGCAACATGAACATGCTTCATTTGAGTTTATAAGAGGTTCAAGAAGAACAATCGGTGGAGATGCCCATACTATAGAGGGCTGCTTCCAAAAGCATGTTATTCCACTGGAAGGCACAACAACTTTCTTCCTATACTCTGACGGTTATCAAGATCAATTTGGTGGCGAAAGAAATACCAAATTCTTGAGTAAACGATTTAGAAACCTGCTGATGAGTATTGCGCATTTACCATTATATGAGCAAAAAAACCGACTTGAAAATATCCTTCAAAAATGGATGGGAAAACAGGAACAAGTAGATGATGTAATGGTCCTTGGTTTCAGATTGAAAAAGTAA
- a CDS encoding KTSC domain-containing protein — MKEILQEKVQTPESSLIEFMVYDFDSEILQVKYKRGKRKGQVRTYKRISNKEYGWIMKSSSKGRALLTVLTQHRNEEVGVMSFFRRLLGSNADIY; from the coding sequence ATGAAAGAAATACTGCAAGAGAAAGTGCAGACCCCTGAATCATCTTTGATTGAGTTTATGGTCTATGACTTCGATAGTGAAATTTTACAGGTAAAATATAAGAGAGGTAAAAGAAAGGGGCAGGTAAGGACATATAAGCGAATTTCTAACAAGGAATATGGATGGATCATGAAGTCCAGCTCAAAAGGTCGTGCCCTATTGACAGTTCTTACTCAGCACCGCAACGAGGAAGTTGGTGTAATGAGTTTCTTTAGAAGATTACTAGGAAGTAATGCTGATATATACTAG
- a CDS encoding plasmid pRiA4b ORF-3 family protein yields the protein MSGKVYQFKMNLVEAKPPIWRRFQVYADITFEELHYIIQTVMEWGDNHLWAFTIPGVKGVITPDLEEAESDDKDPQETVLSDLVKEEKATIMYEYDFGDSWLHELKLEKILEPEDGKFYPNCEMGMGAGPLENVGGIWGYMRVLEALKNPKDDEHKEVKRWFKEMEMEDYDPSYFDASEVSAWLRELYED from the coding sequence ATGTCTGGTAAAGTATACCAATTCAAGATGAATCTTGTAGAGGCAAAACCTCCAATTTGGCGTAGGTTTCAGGTTTATGCTGATATCACTTTTGAAGAACTACACTATATTATTCAAACAGTGATGGAGTGGGGAGACAATCATCTATGGGCATTTACAATACCTGGTGTCAAAGGAGTGATTACCCCTGATCTGGAAGAAGCAGAGTCGGATGATAAAGACCCGCAGGAAACTGTGTTAAGTGATTTGGTCAAGGAAGAGAAGGCGACTATAATGTACGAATATGACTTCGGCGATAGTTGGTTGCACGAACTGAAGCTTGAAAAAATCTTAGAGCCTGAGGATGGCAAGTTTTATCCAAATTGTGAGATGGGAATGGGTGCAGGCCCGTTAGAGAATGTTGGAGGAATTTGGGGGTATATGAGAGTTCTTGAAGCGTTGAAGAATCCAAAAGATGATGAGCACAAAGAAGTAAAACGCTGGTTCAAAGAAATGGAGATGGAAGATTACGATCCCAGTTATTTTGATGCCAGTGAAGTAAGTGCTTGGCTAAGGGAGCTTTATGAAGATTAA
- a CDS encoding cation:proton antiporter — protein MLLTAFAQEVNVLLAISTAVMLMGLLLKKLKQPYILAYILSGVLLGPYGLQFVTDYEMTAKIGDIGLVILMFFIGMEISLPDFLKKWKIAFFGTGMQVIFSLLTVAVIGFLLGWSMGRIILLGFIISISSSAVVIKLVENSEGNLKAISESVISILLTQDILIVPMMIILTLLGGESLDRDEIIRQVIGGGLVIGLLVYILRKKIIRLPFEKLLEKDHELQVFAALLMCFGFALLTSLLGLSASLGALASGMLVNATSSSRWLHDSLHSFRIILVSIFFLSIGMLIDLNFLVENWKVVAGLVLLVYLSNHGINTLSLKFLGNSWKESIYGGSLLAQIGEFSFVLASLGYNHHIISSYSYQLTIVIIAITIFLSPAWVLVTKKLVQI, from the coding sequence ATGTTGTTAACTGCTTTTGCACAAGAGGTGAACGTCCTGCTGGCAATCAGCACGGCTGTGATGCTGATGGGATTATTGCTTAAAAAACTGAAACAGCCATATATATTGGCTTATATTCTGTCAGGTGTGTTGTTAGGTCCTTATGGACTCCAGTTTGTGACAGACTATGAAATGACAGCTAAGATAGGGGATATCGGGTTGGTTATTCTGATGTTCTTTATTGGGATGGAAATATCGTTGCCAGATTTTTTGAAAAAATGGAAGATAGCCTTTTTCGGTACGGGTATGCAGGTGATTTTCAGTTTACTGACTGTTGCGGTAATAGGCTTTTTATTGGGGTGGAGTATGGGACGAATCATCCTGTTGGGTTTTATTATTTCTATCAGTAGCTCAGCGGTGGTAATTAAGCTAGTGGAGAACAGTGAGGGTAATTTAAAGGCTATCAGTGAAAGTGTTATCAGCATTTTATTGACACAAGATATCCTGATTGTTCCTATGATGATTATTCTGACACTACTCGGTGGTGAATCACTGGATAGGGATGAGATTATCAGGCAGGTAATTGGAGGGGGACTTGTGATAGGCTTATTGGTTTATATCCTGAGAAAGAAGATAATCAGGTTGCCATTTGAGAAATTATTGGAAAAAGACCATGAGTTGCAGGTATTTGCCGCATTGCTGATGTGTTTTGGATTTGCTTTGCTGACCTCACTTCTTGGGCTTTCGGCAAGTTTGGGAGCGTTGGCTTCAGGTATGCTGGTCAATGCTACTTCTTCATCAAGGTGGCTTCATGATAGTTTACACTCTTTCAGGATAATATTGGTTTCTATATTTTTTCTGTCAATTGGTATGTTGATAGATCTTAATTTCTTGGTGGAAAACTGGAAGGTTGTAGCAGGGTTGGTATTGCTTGTCTATTTGTCCAACCATGGCATCAATACATTGTCATTAAAGTTTTTGGGAAACAGTTGGAAAGAAAGCATTTACGGAGGTTCATTGCTGGCTCAGATTGGAGAGTTTAGTTTTGTTTTGGCTTCATTGGGGTATAACCATCATATTATATCCTCTTACTCCTATCAACTTACCATTGTGATTATCGCTATTACAATCTTTTTGAGTCCTGCGTGGGTATTGGTTACCAAGAAATTGGTTCAAATCTAG
- the lysS gene encoding lysine--tRNA ligase, translating to MQILSEQEIVRREKRQQLMDMGIEPYPAEKFDVTTTADDVTANFEGNESNFEAVSMAGRLMNVRLMGKAAFAELQDSTGRVQIYINRDELCPDEDKTLYNTVFKKLLDFGDYIGIKGNVFKTQVGETSVNVTELKVLSKSLKPLPVVKTATDEEGNVKTYDGFADPELRYRQRYVDMVVNKGVKDVFLKRTKIINTMREMFNEQGYLEVETPILQPIPGGASARPFITHHNALNTPLYLRIANELYLKRLIVGGFDGVYEFAKDFRNEGMDRTHNPEFTVMEIYVAYKDYKWMMEFTEQMLERVALAVHGTTEVKVGDKTINFKAPFKRVTMIDAINDFTGIDITGMSEDELRKVCDEVGVAHDPSMGKGKLIDEIFGEKCEGNYIQPTFITDYPVEMSPLCKRHRENPELTERFELMVNGKEIANAYSELNDPVDQRERFEEQLKLSEKGDDEAMFIDQDFLRALEYGMPPTSGMGIGIDRLTMLMTDNTSIQEVLFFPQMKPEKWPVAASEAEWTEIGVEKGLVPVMHKMGCYRVEDLAEKQAGKFMNDFIGMKKKLKLKDIKNPSREEFEAWIEKAVERTSAEA from the coding sequence ATGCAGATACTTAGCGAACAGGAAATCGTCAGAAGGGAGAAAAGACAACAACTGATGGATATGGGCATTGAGCCTTATCCGGCAGAGAAGTTTGACGTGACTACCACTGCGGATGACGTAACAGCAAATTTTGAAGGCAACGAATCTAATTTTGAGGCTGTCAGCATGGCAGGTCGTTTGATGAACGTCCGTCTGATGGGTAAAGCCGCATTTGCAGAATTGCAGGATTCGACAGGAAGGGTTCAAATTTACATCAATCGTGATGAACTTTGCCCTGATGAAGACAAGACGCTTTACAATACTGTTTTCAAAAAATTGCTGGACTTTGGTGACTACATCGGTATCAAAGGAAATGTCTTCAAGACTCAGGTAGGTGAAACTAGTGTGAACGTGACTGAACTGAAGGTACTTTCAAAGTCACTGAAACCTCTTCCAGTTGTGAAAACTGCTACTGACGAAGAAGGTAACGTAAAGACCTATGATGGCTTTGCAGACCCTGAGCTAAGATACCGTCAGCGTTATGTGGATATGGTAGTGAATAAAGGCGTGAAGGATGTGTTCCTGAAGCGTACTAAGATTATCAATACCATGCGTGAGATGTTTAATGAGCAAGGTTACCTTGAGGTTGAAACACCAATCCTTCAGCCGATTCCAGGTGGTGCTTCTGCAAGACCATTCATTACACACCACAATGCACTGAACACGCCATTGTATCTGCGTATCGCTAACGAACTTTACCTGAAAAGACTGATCGTTGGTGGTTTTGATGGTGTTTACGAGTTTGCAAAAGACTTCCGTAACGAAGGAATGGACCGTACACACAACCCTGAGTTTACCGTAATGGAAATCTACGTAGCTTACAAAGACTACAAGTGGATGATGGAATTTACGGAACAGATGTTGGAGCGTGTGGCATTGGCTGTACACGGAACGACAGAGGTGAAAGTTGGTGATAAGACAATCAACTTCAAGGCACCATTCAAGCGTGTAACGATGATCGATGCGATCAATGACTTTACAGGCATTGACATCACAGGCATGAGTGAGGACGAGCTTCGCAAGGTGTGTGATGAAGTAGGTGTTGCGCACGACCCTTCAATGGGTAAAGGTAAACTGATCGACGAAATCTTTGGTGAGAAGTGTGAAGGAAACTACATCCAGCCAACTTTCATTACAGATTATCCTGTTGAGATGTCTCCACTGTGTAAGCGTCACCGAGAAAACCCTGAACTGACAGAACGTTTTGAACTGATGGTGAATGGTAAAGAGATTGCCAATGCATACTCTGAGCTGAATGACCCAGTTGATCAGCGTGAGCGTTTCGAAGAACAATTGAAACTGTCAGAGAAAGGTGATGATGAGGCCATGTTTATTGATCAGGATTTCCTACGTGCATTGGAATACGGTATGCCTCCTACTTCAGGTATGGGTATTGGTATCGACCGTCTGACCATGTTGATGACAGATAATACATCAATTCAGGAAGTGTTGTTCTTCCCTCAAATGAAACCTGAGAAGTGGCCTGTAGCGGCTTCAGAGGCAGAATGGACTGAGATTGGAGTAGAGAAAGGGTTAGTTCCTGTAATGCACAAGATGGGCTGTTACCGAGTGGAAGACCTTGCTGAAAAGCAGGCAGGTAAATTCATGAACGATTTTATCGGTATGAAGAAAAAGCTGAAACTGAAGGATATCAAGAACCCATCAAGAGAAGAGTTTGAGGCTTGGATCGAGAAGGCAGTTGAGAGAACTTCTGCGGAAGCATAA